In the genome of Desulfovibrio desulfuricans, one region contains:
- a CDS encoding helix-turn-helix transcriptional regulator, which translates to MKIDRLLSIVMILLERKKVSASELARTFEVSARTIYRDVETINQAGLPVVAYPGVRGGIGILESYKPEKRFFSAQDVTMILMGLGSVRSSFSNAEVTSAIAKIKGMVPEVDRKAIEIKAGQISVDLTPWGRNGQNLASLTAVQQALENNRLLRFGYRDRKGQTSARCVEPYRLILKKSSWYLGCYCLMRQEVRLFKVVRMSNVSVEAETFTPRDIDGENFIVDNFDDAECFEGLLRVQAGARETILELFGDSALKREDESNWLARIPLTDNEQSYSFVAGLGSEAEVLEPIFFRERMLHFFQNAIDKYR; encoded by the coding sequence GTGAAAATCGACCGACTGCTTTCTATTGTGATGATCTTGCTTGAAAGAAAAAAAGTCAGTGCTTCTGAGCTGGCGCGAACGTTTGAAGTCTCAGCGCGCACCATTTACCGGGATGTTGAAACCATAAATCAGGCGGGGCTTCCTGTGGTGGCTTACCCTGGGGTGCGGGGCGGCATAGGGATTCTTGAAAGCTATAAACCGGAAAAGCGGTTCTTTTCAGCGCAGGATGTGACCATGATCTTGATGGGGCTGGGCAGCGTGCGCAGCTCTTTTTCCAATGCCGAGGTGACCAGCGCCATAGCAAAAATTAAAGGCATGGTGCCGGAGGTCGACCGTAAGGCCATCGAGATCAAGGCCGGGCAGATATCTGTTGATCTGACTCCCTGGGGCCGCAACGGGCAAAACCTTGCATCGCTGACTGCAGTTCAGCAGGCATTGGAGAACAACAGACTGTTGCGCTTTGGTTACCGAGACCGCAAGGGGCAGACGAGCGCACGCTGTGTTGAACCGTACAGACTTATATTAAAGAAATCGAGCTGGTATCTTGGCTGCTATTGTTTGATGCGACAGGAGGTTCGGCTTTTTAAAGTTGTAAGGATGTCTAATGTTTCTGTTGAAGCTGAGACGTTTACTCCACGCGACATTGATGGTGAAAATTTTATCGTCGACAATTTTGATGATGCGGAATGCTTTGAAGGCCTGCTGCGCGTGCAGGCCGGAGCACGCGAAACAATTTTAGAATTGTTTGGCGACAGTGCTCTGAAACGCGAGGATGAATCAAACTGGCTTGCACGTATTCCACTTACCGACAACGAGCAGTCGTATAGCTTTGTTGCTGGTCTTGGGAGTGAAGCAGAAGTCCTTGAGCCAATTTTTTTTAGAGAGAGGATGCTGCATTTTTTTCAAAATGCCATAGACAAGTACAGGTGA
- a CDS encoding sulfurtransferase, translating into MSWQPAVGGAYESGYPRQGNLVETDWLDANLDNPALRIIDCSADFYAEPGTGKTRWLDGHIPGSAYADLLEALSDPDSDLPLMLPKPRQFADVMGELGVGRGTTAVVYDNANGMCAARLWWMLRAYGFNDAVILNGGLPKWLMEQRKITRALPVRRKTQFPLLAAPKVFVDKETVLKNMRTKRAQLIDALSPEAFDGSLQRYGRPGHIPGSINVPAKALVDPKTMTFLPAKALNALFLQAGLKVLGPTISYCGGGLAACSVAFALFLLGADDITVYDASLFEWAADPALPLETGNQSG; encoded by the coding sequence ATGAGTTGGCAACCGGCGGTTGGCGGCGCATATGAGAGCGGCTATCCCAGACAGGGCAACCTTGTTGAGACAGACTGGCTTGATGCCAACCTTGATAATCCGGCCCTGAGAATTATCGATTGCAGTGCGGATTTTTACGCGGAACCGGGAACGGGAAAAACCAGATGGCTCGACGGGCATATCCCTGGGAGCGCATACGCGGATTTGCTGGAGGCCTTGTCGGATCCCGACAGCGACCTGCCCCTGATGCTGCCCAAACCCAGGCAGTTTGCCGATGTGATGGGTGAGCTGGGCGTTGGAAGAGGCACGACAGCCGTTGTATATGATAACGCCAACGGCATGTGCGCAGCGCGGCTGTGGTGGATGCTCCGCGCCTACGGCTTTAACGATGCCGTTATTCTTAACGGAGGATTGCCAAAATGGCTAATGGAGCAGCGCAAAATCACGCGCGCCCTGCCCGTCCGGCGCAAGACGCAATTTCCCCTGCTGGCGGCGCCCAAAGTTTTTGTGGACAAAGAGACCGTGCTTAAAAACATGCGGACCAAACGTGCGCAGCTCATCGATGCGCTGTCCCCGGAGGCGTTTGACGGATCCCTGCAGCGGTATGGGCGGCCAGGGCATATACCTGGCAGCATCAATGTACCCGCTAAAGCCCTTGTGGACCCAAAAACAATGACCTTTTTACCGGCGAAGGCCCTTAACGCACTGTTTCTGCAGGCGGGGCTCAAGGTACTGGGCCCAACCATTTCTTACTGCGGCGGCGGGCTGGCCGCCTGCAGCGTCGCCTTTGCCCTGTTTCTGCTTGGCGCTGACGACATAACCGTGTACGACGCGTCGCTGTTCGAGTGGGCCGCTGATCCGGCTCTGCCCCTTGAAACGGGTAACCAGTCTGGATAA
- a CDS encoding LysR family transcriptional regulator, with product MELRDLRTFVTLASLLNFNQTGKVLHAAQSTISMRIKMLEDELDARLFERLGRKVVLTESGLKLLEYARKMLEVEDEARASVSGNAASGTVTIKVPESLECHRLPDVLRAFLRRAPATKVRILPCIAGNVAEDLRRGVTDLAFVFAYEPSTRDINAVFLGTEDLVAVAAPSHPLAGLETVGPQDILKHNLLLAASDCSYRRTFELFLSETAQLPHPSVECHSVAAAISMVCAGLGVTILPQMAVREHLAAGMLRRLPLSGGPFETAVFMLWHKDKWISPCLQEFMTVCRERLMPQQVSPVRGTPAEP from the coding sequence ATGGAACTGCGCGACCTGCGAACGTTTGTCACCTTGGCGTCCCTGCTCAATTTCAACCAGACCGGCAAGGTGCTGCACGCTGCGCAATCCACAATATCCATGCGCATAAAAATGCTTGAGGACGAGCTTGACGCACGTCTGTTTGAAAGGCTGGGGCGTAAGGTGGTTTTGACGGAATCGGGGCTCAAGCTTCTGGAATACGCCAGAAAGATGCTTGAAGTGGAGGACGAGGCCAGAGCCTCGGTCAGCGGCAATGCCGCGTCCGGCACGGTGACCATAAAGGTGCCGGAATCGCTGGAATGTCACCGTCTGCCTGATGTGCTGCGTGCATTTTTGCGCAGGGCCCCGGCAACCAAGGTCCGTATTCTTCCCTGTATTGCGGGCAATGTGGCCGAGGATTTGCGACGGGGGGTGACGGATCTGGCCTTTGTGTTTGCCTACGAGCCGTCGACGCGTGATATCAACGCGGTATTTCTGGGGACGGAAGACCTGGTGGCCGTGGCCGCGCCCAGCCACCCCCTGGCGGGCCTGGAAACCGTGGGGCCGCAAGACATCCTGAAGCACAACCTTTTGCTGGCGGCCTCGGACTGCAGCTATCGGCGGACATTTGAACTATTTTTGTCCGAGACGGCCCAACTGCCTCACCCCTCGGTGGAATGCCACAGCGTCGCCGCAGCCATCAGCATGGTTTGCGCCGGTCTTGGGGTGACGATACTTCCGCAAATGGCCGTACGCGAGCATCTGGCAGCCGGAATGTTGCGGCGGCTGCCGCTGAGCGGCGGCCCTTTTGAAACAGCTGTATTTATGCTGTGGCACAAGGATAAGTGGATATCCCCATGCCTGCAGGAATTTATGACCGTGTGCCGTGAGCGTTTGATGCCGCAGCAGGTCTCGCCAGTACGAGGGACGCCTGCCGAGCCATAA
- a CDS encoding GDSL-type esterase/lipase family protein, which produces MIIACLGDSLTYGYGIPRPKVWTTLLAKHTGLDVRNCGINGDTTGGMLARFQQHVVQAGADAALLMGGFNDLALDAGLGAVKANIFALVQHCFNDRVRPVLGVPIPVHEPVTFPLLGSVDLQHACADYAALHQWLRVLAQDFSLQCVDFSQAFAVVAAQSSAAAGAAPDPLARLYTDGLHPSEAGHELMARQASLVLARPAAASNAHGTRS; this is translated from the coding sequence ATGATTATTGCTTGTCTGGGCGACAGCCTCACATACGGCTACGGCATTCCACGGCCCAAGGTCTGGACAACCCTGCTGGCAAAGCACACGGGGCTGGATGTGCGCAATTGCGGCATCAACGGCGATACCACGGGCGGCATGCTGGCCCGTTTTCAACAGCATGTGGTGCAGGCGGGGGCCGACGCCGCGCTGCTTATGGGCGGATTTAACGATCTGGCGCTGGACGCGGGGCTGGGGGCGGTAAAGGCCAATATTTTCGCACTGGTGCAGCACTGTTTTAACGACAGGGTGCGGCCGGTGCTGGGGGTGCCCATTCCTGTACACGAGCCTGTGACCTTTCCGCTGCTGGGCAGCGTTGACCTGCAGCACGCCTGCGCGGATTATGCCGCCCTGCACCAGTGGCTGCGGGTGCTCGCACAGGATTTTTCGCTGCAATGCGTTGATTTTTCGCAGGCATTTGCGGTCGTGGCCGCGCAATCCTCCGCTGCGGCAGGGGCAGCCCCTGACCCGCTGGCCCGGCTGTATACCGACGGTCTGCACCCAAGCGAAGCCGGGCACGAGCTTATGGCTCGGCAGGCGTCCCTCGTACTGGCGAGACCTGCTGCGGCATCAAACGCTCACGGCACACGGTCATAA
- a CDS encoding radical SAM protein, translating into MSQATQLDSQCPTCWQQTQPQSPEVARMSLAAAMTLDFAPGAFYRNACLSCINLLLTYRSGCAARCAYCGLSGAKEKKESSSKSFIRVTWPAFTVDEIVAGIVRRQERVKRICISMLTNSRAPRDAARICRRLRQAVDIPVSMLISPTIITRRNLEELRDAGADKIGVAVDLATPELFDHYRGSGVGGPHSWNRYWQCLGESLDIFGKGMAGAHFMVGMGETEQDMCRAMQRVHDMGGNTHLFSFFPEGGSPLADRLPPPIDQYRRIQLARWLIDSDLAHERHFTYNERRALTGYGISRADLDTAIDSGEPFRTCGCTGRDGEVACNRPYANSRPGPGIRNYPFKPEDADVRHIRLQLGLPA; encoded by the coding sequence ATGAGCCAAGCTACGCAACTCGACAGCCAGTGCCCCACCTGCTGGCAACAGACCCAACCTCAAAGCCCGGAAGTGGCGCGCATGAGCCTTGCCGCCGCCATGACGCTTGATTTTGCACCCGGCGCTTTTTACCGCAACGCCTGCCTTTCGTGCATCAACCTGCTGCTGACCTACCGGTCGGGCTGCGCAGCCCGTTGCGCCTATTGCGGCCTTTCAGGCGCCAAAGAAAAAAAGGAAAGTTCGAGCAAAAGTTTTATTCGCGTGACCTGGCCCGCCTTTACCGTGGACGAAATCGTTGCGGGCATTGTGCGCCGTCAGGAGCGCGTCAAGCGCATCTGCATATCCATGCTCACCAACAGCCGCGCCCCGCGGGATGCGGCCCGGATATGCCGCCGCCTGCGGCAGGCGGTAGATATACCGGTATCCATGCTTATCTCGCCCACCATCATCACGCGCAGGAACCTTGAGGAACTGCGCGACGCCGGGGCGGATAAAATCGGCGTGGCCGTAGACCTGGCCACGCCCGAGCTGTTTGACCACTACCGGGGGAGCGGGGTCGGCGGCCCGCACTCGTGGAACCGCTACTGGCAGTGCCTGGGCGAAAGCCTGGATATTTTTGGCAAGGGCATGGCCGGGGCGCACTTTATGGTGGGCATGGGCGAGACCGAGCAGGACATGTGCCGCGCCATGCAGCGAGTGCACGACATGGGCGGCAATACCCACCTGTTTTCATTTTTTCCCGAAGGGGGGTCGCCGCTGGCTGACCGCCTGCCGCCGCCCATAGACCAGTACCGCCGCATACAGCTGGCGCGCTGGCTTATCGACAGCGACCTCGCCCACGAGCGCCATTTTACCTACAACGAACGCCGCGCACTGACGGGATACGGTATTTCCAGGGCCGATCTGGATACGGCCATCGATTCCGGCGAACCGTTTCGCACCTGCGGCTGCACGGGACGCGACGGCGAGGTGGCCTGCAACCGCCCCTACGCCAATTCGCGCCCGGGACCCGGCATACGCAATTACCCGTTCAAACCTGAAGACGCCGATGTGCGCCACATCCGTCTTCAGCTGGGATTGCCCGCCTAG
- a CDS encoding radical SAM protein produces MQLAEQLSVSAPGTYGGYCSSWPADIPPELRWDTARLTAARELSWKIHGKKILFYLPGMYVRDGVQGQYPALSITGGVCRQQCAHCGGKLLLGMPDVSSPQRLLQKCRELVAQGTQGVLLSGGCNGRGQVPWQDFTDTIAAIKQETGLYVSVHCGMVDKREAEALQSAGVDQALIDVIGSDQTYASVYNLPDGLRLLRQSLEALAYAGLPVVPHIVAGLHFGRLMGENHALEILARHPPELLVIVAYMNLPGTAMENARQPDPRGVCGLVIRARELMPNSQISLGCARPRKDASALEVLSLRAGINRMALPSHEAAALAARMGLKAEFRKTCCSVLLGEGTQGW; encoded by the coding sequence ATGCAGCTAGCTGAACAACTTAGCGTGTCCGCACCTGGAACATACGGCGGCTACTGCTCGTCATGGCCCGCAGATATCCCGCCGGAGCTGCGCTGGGACACCGCGCGGCTCACCGCTGCGCGCGAGCTGTCGTGGAAAATCCACGGAAAAAAGATTCTGTTCTACCTGCCGGGCATGTACGTGCGCGACGGCGTGCAGGGGCAGTATCCGGCGCTTTCCATCACCGGGGGCGTCTGTCGGCAGCAGTGCGCCCACTGCGGCGGCAAACTGCTGCTCGGCATGCCCGACGTAAGCTCTCCCCAACGGTTACTGCAAAAATGCCGCGAGCTGGTCGCCCAGGGCACGCAGGGGGTGCTGCTTTCCGGCGGGTGCAACGGACGCGGTCAAGTGCCTTGGCAGGATTTTACCGACACCATCGCCGCCATAAAGCAGGAAACAGGGCTGTACGTTTCAGTGCACTGCGGCATGGTGGACAAGCGAGAGGCCGAGGCCCTGCAGAGCGCGGGAGTGGATCAGGCGCTCATTGACGTTATCGGCAGCGACCAGACCTATGCCAGCGTTTACAATCTGCCCGACGGCCTGCGGCTGCTGCGGCAAAGCCTTGAGGCCCTGGCCTACGCGGGGTTGCCGGTGGTGCCGCATATCGTGGCCGGGCTACATTTTGGCCGCCTGATGGGCGAAAACCACGCGCTGGAAATTCTGGCCCGCCACCCGCCGGAGCTGCTGGTGATAGTGGCCTATATGAACCTGCCGGGCACAGCCATGGAAAACGCGCGCCAGCCTGACCCGCGCGGCGTGTGCGGCCTGGTGATACGTGCGCGGGAGCTTATGCCAAACAGCCAGATAAGCCTTGGCTGCGCCCGTCCGCGCAAAGACGCCAGCGCCCTGGAGGTGCTCTCGCTGCGTGCGGGCATCAACCGCATGGCGCTGCCCTCGCATGAGGCCGCAGCCCTTGCCGCCCGCATGGGCCTGAAGGCGGAATTTCGCAAAACCTGCTGTTCTGTGCTGCTGGGTGAGGGGACACAGGGCTGGTAG
- a CDS encoding geranylgeranyl reductase family protein produces MRVINCDVLVVGSGPAGSSAARAAAQAGASVVVAERRHIVGRPVRCAEYIPAMLVGQADVGDEYIVQRTTGMRSFLHGRCIQDMVAPGCVIDREMFDQALARAAVCSGARILPGHAAVGREGGAGSRVLLSAPNNATIGVAARVIIGADGPVSRVARWVGLPRPHCLPSIQVRLPLQEKLEHTHIYFDESIRAGYAWVFPKGNVANVGLGMLPTPGTPGLRWALRRFVRGMVGLGLVGDRPLGLTGGWIPAGPPRSYVYGDTILAGDAAGHTHPITGAGIFQAVVGGAMAGRWAARAVLEDDLTLLRKYEEEWADFYGDALSHAHQRRQLWEAHTGSLDAAIKKFWIGFREYYAAS; encoded by the coding sequence ATGCGCGTCATAAACTGTGATGTCCTTGTGGTGGGCAGCGGCCCAGCCGGATCAAGCGCCGCGCGCGCCGCGGCTCAGGCCGGGGCCTCTGTTGTTGTGGCGGAGAGGCGGCATATTGTAGGCAGGCCCGTGCGCTGCGCCGAGTACATACCCGCCATGCTGGTTGGACAGGCCGATGTGGGCGACGAATATATTGTGCAGCGCACAACCGGCATGCGCAGCTTTCTGCATGGCCGCTGCATACAGGACATGGTCGCCCCCGGCTGCGTCATAGACAGGGAAATGTTTGATCAGGCTCTTGCCCGCGCCGCCGTGTGCAGCGGCGCGAGGATTCTTCCGGGCCATGCCGCTGTGGGCCGCGAAGGCGGCGCGGGCAGCAGGGTGTTGTTGTCCGCGCCCAACAACGCCACAATCGGCGTGGCCGCACGGGTTATCATTGGGGCCGACGGCCCTGTCTCGCGCGTGGCCCGCTGGGTAGGCCTGCCCAGGCCGCACTGCCTGCCCTCCATACAGGTGCGCCTGCCCCTGCAGGAAAAGCTGGAGCACACCCACATCTATTTTGACGAGAGCATCCGCGCTGGCTACGCATGGGTTTTTCCCAAGGGCAACGTGGCCAATGTGGGTCTTGGCATGCTGCCCACACCGGGCACGCCGGGCCTGCGCTGGGCGCTGCGGCGGTTTGTGCGCGGCATGGTCGGGCTCGGCCTTGTGGGCGACAGACCGCTTGGCCTTACTGGCGGCTGGATACCCGCCGGCCCTCCCCGCTCCTACGTGTACGGCGACACCATCCTTGCTGGCGACGCCGCCGGGCACACCCACCCCATTACGGGCGCGGGCATTTTTCAGGCAGTGGTGGGCGGCGCTATGGCAGGCCGCTGGGCGGCAAGGGCCGTGCTTGAGGACGATCTGACCCTGCTGCGCAAATACGAGGAAGAATGGGCCGATTTTTACGGCGACGCTCTTTCCCACGCGCATCAGCGCCGCCAGTTGTGGGAGGCGCACACGGGTTCGCTTGACGCCGCAATCAAGAAATTCTGGATAGGATTCAGGGAATATTATGCAGCTAGCTGA
- a CDS encoding lipoate--protein ligase family protein, producing MQWRLLDLPPLTAAENMALDEVLLEIRGSGRSQDTLRFLQFKPATVLVGFHQSIQEEIRLSYCREQGIDINRRITGGGGLLFDESQIGWELICDKAFFGVGIPNANLFRRLCEPTVTALRGMGIDAAFRPRNDIEVAGRKISGTGGTDCDAAFLFQGTLLVDFDVETMLKCLRVPVEKLKAKEIDSVKKRVTCLAWELGRVPASADVKAALADAFERHMGINLVPGGLTAEEEDMLAERLPYFQSEQWIDMVRPTYEKTEVVQGARKSPYGLVRVTMQLNMPRRVLKNIFITGDFLSFPARALFDLEAALRGQPLNMEQLCGRIHDFFNDGRIAIPDMDAEDICIPLRMAMEKAAIARHGIPLEHCNRIFTTNGSFDQVLAAGPEALLLPYCAKLKDCDLRFTKACRACGECSVGEAWTLGHERKLRTVCITNFEDLMEELDKLKKQGVPAFIGCCCQPFYIKHAEDFDRLGLPGILIDIENTTCYELDQSEAAHKGQFRSQTSLNMPLLHSILRVAQQTHAPGGEATSCAS from the coding sequence ATGCAGTGGCGATTGCTTGATTTGCCGCCGCTTACGGCGGCGGAAAACATGGCGCTTGACGAGGTGCTGCTTGAAATACGCGGCAGCGGCCGCTCGCAGGACACCCTGCGCTTTTTGCAATTCAAACCGGCCACGGTTCTGGTGGGCTTTCACCAGTCAATACAGGAAGAAATACGCCTGTCCTACTGCCGCGAGCAGGGTATCGACATCAACCGCCGCATCACCGGCGGAGGCGGCCTGTTGTTTGACGAAAGCCAGATAGGCTGGGAGCTTATCTGCGACAAGGCGTTTTTTGGCGTGGGCATACCCAACGCCAACCTGTTTCGCCGTCTGTGCGAACCTACCGTCACCGCCCTGCGCGGCATGGGCATAGACGCGGCCTTTCGTCCCCGCAACGATATAGAGGTGGCCGGGCGCAAAATTTCCGGCACCGGCGGCACGGACTGCGACGCGGCATTTCTGTTTCAGGGTACGCTGCTGGTGGATTTCGACGTGGAAACCATGCTCAAGTGCCTGCGCGTGCCCGTCGAAAAGCTCAAGGCCAAGGAGATCGATTCCGTCAAAAAACGCGTCACCTGCCTGGCGTGGGAACTTGGACGCGTACCGGCCAGCGCGGACGTAAAAGCTGCCCTTGCCGACGCCTTTGAGCGCCATATGGGCATAAACCTTGTGCCCGGCGGGCTTACGGCAGAAGAGGAAGACATGCTGGCCGAGCGGCTGCCCTACTTTCAGTCTGAGCAATGGATAGACATGGTGCGCCCCACCTATGAAAAAACAGAGGTTGTACAGGGCGCGCGCAAGTCGCCCTACGGCCTTGTGCGCGTGACCATGCAGCTGAACATGCCGCGCCGCGTGCTCAAAAACATCTTTATTACCGGAGATTTTTTGTCGTTCCCCGCGCGCGCCCTGTTTGACCTTGAGGCGGCGTTGCGCGGCCAGCCTCTGAATATGGAGCAGCTGTGCGGCAGAATCCACGACTTTTTCAACGACGGCCGCATAGCCATACCCGACATGGATGCCGAGGACATCTGCATTCCCCTGCGCATGGCCATGGAAAAGGCCGCCATTGCCCGTCACGGCATACCGCTTGAGCACTGCAACCGCATCTTTACCACCAACGGCAGCTTTGACCAGGTGCTGGCAGCCGGGCCAGAGGCACTGCTGCTGCCCTATTGCGCCAAGCTCAAAGACTGCGACCTGCGCTTTACCAAGGCTTGCCGCGCATGCGGCGAGTGCTCCGTGGGCGAGGCCTGGACGCTGGGGCACGAGCGCAAGCTGCGCACCGTATGCATAACCAATTTTGAAGACCTGATGGAAGAACTGGACAAGCTCAAAAAACAGGGCGTGCCCGCCTTTATCGGCTGCTGCTGCCAGCCTTTTTACATCAAGCATGCCGAAGACTTTGACCGCCTGGGTCTTCCGGGCATTCTCATAGATATAGAAAATACCACCTGCTACGAGCTGGATCAGAGCGAAGCGGCCCACAAGGGGCAGTTTCGCAGCCAGACAAGTCTGAACATGCCCCTGCTGCATTCCATTTTACGTGTGGCGCAGCAGACGCACGCTCCTGGCGGGGAGGCGACGTCATGCGCGTCATAA
- a CDS encoding (Fe-S)-binding protein, whose amino-acid sequence MRQSAFSIRQRMALDACTECGQCLAVCPAVAASGDADLSAQVRMGNLKKLLRDRNFFWRALCDVIGREPAATPERLKEYGTSVFRCSLCGDCEEICPAGLPLKDLWLSLREELSRTGDAPEKIRMIRTNLEASHNVFDEDNDERGDWVDDMRKPPKGGGQKDKAEVVYFTGCVGAYFPLAQKIPMAFVEILEAAGVDFTIMAGDEWCCGFPLVGSGQSADLPAIVQHNVEAVKARGARKVVFTCPSCYQIWRESYPPEFELAHASEMVMQLVLEDRLPLGELPMTVTYHDPCDLGRGGRVFDEPREVMARIPGLKLVEMEHNRRHCLCCGGGGNLEMIDPDLAAAMSKRKVEEALRTGAQAIVTNCQQCVRTMTTHAKRNKVNIEVLDMSQLVARSLEAHAKEAKRKAAEAQTGAALAQA is encoded by the coding sequence ATGCGTCAATCAGCATTCAGCATACGACAGCGCATGGCGCTCGATGCCTGCACTGAATGCGGGCAGTGCCTCGCCGTGTGCCCGGCAGTGGCGGCTTCTGGCGATGCGGATCTTTCGGCGCAGGTGCGTATGGGCAATCTCAAAAAACTGCTGCGCGACCGCAACTTCTTCTGGCGGGCGCTGTGCGACGTGATTGGCCGCGAGCCGGCAGCCACGCCTGAGCGCCTCAAGGAATACGGCACTTCGGTGTTTCGCTGTTCGCTCTGCGGCGATTGTGAAGAGATCTGCCCTGCCGGGTTGCCCCTCAAGGACCTGTGGCTCTCCCTGCGCGAAGAACTGTCGCGCACGGGGGACGCCCCGGAAAAAATCCGCATGATCCGCACCAACCTTGAAGCAAGCCACAATGTCTTTGACGAAGACAACGACGAGCGCGGCGACTGGGTGGACGACATGCGCAAGCCCCCAAAGGGCGGCGGCCAAAAGGACAAGGCGGAGGTAGTCTATTTTACAGGCTGCGTGGGGGCCTACTTTCCACTGGCGCAAAAAATTCCCATGGCCTTTGTGGAAATTCTGGAAGCCGCAGGCGTGGACTTTACCATCATGGCCGGCGACGAGTGGTGCTGCGGCTTTCCCCTTGTGGGCTCGGGGCAGAGCGCCGACCTGCCCGCCATTGTCCAACACAATGTAGAAGCCGTGAAGGCGCGGGGCGCGCGCAAGGTCGTGTTTACCTGCCCCTCCTGCTACCAGATCTGGCGCGAATCGTACCCGCCGGAATTTGAGCTGGCCCACGCCTCCGAAATGGTCATGCAGCTTGTGCTTGAAGACAGGCTGCCTCTGGGCGAGCTGCCCATGACCGTGACCTACCACGACCCTTGCGATCTGGGGCGCGGCGGACGCGTATTTGACGAGCCGCGCGAGGTCATGGCCCGCATCCCCGGCCTCAAGCTGGTGGAGATGGAGCACAACCGGCGGCACTGCTTGTGCTGCGGCGGCGGGGGCAACCTCGAGATGATCGACCCAGACCTTGCGGCGGCCATGTCCAAACGCAAGGTGGAGGAAGCCCTGCGCACCGGTGCGCAGGCCATTGTCACCAACTGCCAGCAGTGCGTGCGCACCATGACCACCCACGCCAAGCGCAACAAGGTGAACATAGAAGTGCTGGACATGAGCCAGCTTGTGGCCCGCTCGCTTGAGGCCCACGCCAAGGAGGCCAAACGCAAGGCGGCAGAGGCTCAAACCGGGGCAGCCCTCGCGCAGGCCTGA
- a CDS encoding glycine cleavage system protein H, with protein sequence MEIAGYNMPEDLYYDQYHFWTRVDGDELVIGMDDFAEKLAGQIVFVQLPFVGKAVTAGKKFAKVESGKWLGTVYSPADGEITAVNEELEANPTVINADCYGKGWMYRIKPSDMSQINSLIHGGKDVIEAWLQEDIKKFKKD encoded by the coding sequence ATGGAAATTGCCGGATACAATATGCCCGAGGACCTGTACTACGACCAATACCACTTCTGGACCCGCGTCGACGGCGATGAGCTGGTCATCGGCATGGACGACTTTGCCGAAAAACTGGCAGGCCAGATCGTGTTTGTGCAGCTGCCCTTTGTGGGCAAGGCCGTCACTGCGGGCAAAAAATTTGCCAAGGTCGAATCGGGCAAGTGGCTGGGCACGGTCTACAGCCCCGCCGACGGCGAGATAACCGCCGTCAACGAAGAGCTGGAGGCCAACCCCACCGTCATCAACGCCGACTGCTACGGCAAGGGCTGGATGTACAGAATCAAGCCCAGCGACATGAGCCAGATCAATTCGCTCATCCACGGCGGCAAGGACGTTATCGAAGCCTGGCTGCAAGAGGACATCAAGAAGTTCAAAAAGGACTAA